The following is a genomic window from Xenopus laevis strain J_2021 chromosome 2L, Xenopus_laevis_v10.1, whole genome shotgun sequence.
CAGTGTATCCCTTGGGCTAtaggcaactcccagcagtgtgtgttGGTCGCTTTACATACCTTACCCTCAGGTGAATCCGATGTGTCTTCTGGTACACAGACCAATCAGGTTGGAATTAAAAGCAGTCCAGTGGGCTGTATCAAACAATAAGTTAATTATTAAACAAGACAGTGGCTATGTCTCACAGCAGTCAGGCAATATAGACCTTCCAATACATTAATGCACTTCACACTTTCTGATATTACAAATAGATCCTCTCAGGAGGTAGTACAGCCTGTCTAGGTGATTTTCCCTAGATCCCATGGGGTGTCGTGCTACTTGACACTGTCCCTGCTCTtgagctcacccactcatgtTCTTGTCTGGTGGTTTGATAACCACAGGGTgttaaccccaactactctccttgttggagccagaaagctgctcactaaatacactGCCTCTAACTTTTGCTGCTAGAGTGAATATTACACAACTTCTACCACTAACCAGAGCCTGTCACCTGCTCAGACccactcctgtacccacctccccacaAGGTAAGATCCAGGAAGAGAGCCCTGAGCATGTGTGCTCtccctttaaaacttttattcTCTGTCACCTACTGGGCAAACTAATAACCAGATTAAATTACAATGGGCCCAGGAAAAGGACAATAGCTGCCTGGGTAAACCAAAGGACCACTTCGTTGTCCAAATATAGGGaaaactgcctgagtaaaacacTTTACCATCAGGGTACCACACAGTACATTGTAGATTGAaaaggctttatatatatattagttgctTGCAGGGTTCTACTATGGTTGCATATATTAACAACGGCacctgcctactctgccttccaCTACTTCTGGCcctgataaaacagtaccttgtacagtacTTGATACCAACTTTAATGTAGGAGGCAAAACagttctattggatttattttatgtttgaattatttttttagtagacaaagtatggtgatcaaaattatggaaaaaacccttGTCCAAAAAACCCAAGGTTCTAAGCATTCCTGATAATacaccccatacctgtatttgtaaatttGTAGCTGAAGACTAATGGTCTTAGCGACAAATTGTTTCCTTTCCCCCCAAGCATgtatggggtttatttatgaaCTGCAGGGCAGGTTGCAAAGTGTACAAAAAATAGGAGCAATCTGCCATGTTTCTGCAGCTTGCCCTGTGTTTGGCAGTACTGTAAAGAACATTTGCACCCCAACATGCACTTCTGGTcgggagtttcattaaatgaacACCTATGTGTCTAAATGCTTACAGTTTCTTTATCCTGACCCCTATCTTCCACTAAAGACTAGAATCTCTATGTTTTCCAACTGTTGGAAATTATTGGGGTCCCTTTGGGTACCTGCCTGTAGCTATACTACTGATTATTATAAAACCAAAATGCCATACTGTTTAAGGTAATTTAAGGATACTTTCTTGCACACATTAACATGTACCATAAAGCACACTAGTGTGATTCTGTTTACGTTATGCAGTAAGTACAGCAATGATTTTGCGTAGATATAGATTAGCAAAATACCTTTTGAAATGATTTAAACCAAGCCAAAAAGAACACATTATTTACTAAGAAACAAATCAACACTTACATTATGTGTCTATCAAAACAGAGCCACACCTTGTTAGACCAAATTTGCCCGAAATGGAGTGAACTTTGACTTTGACCTTAGAAACACATCTTTCTCCCTGGCATGCACAGTCCAGGATGCTCAAGTACAACATTCTTAGAAAGGATTAGCATGTAACCTTTGTACACGAGAGGCACTCATTTGTCTGATTATGTTTGGACTTCCCAGAAAGTGGAGAGGGTTTGAATAGATTATGGATGTAGCAGGGAATAATTCAATGTGGCTCAGCATTGTGATCATAGTCTAAAATGTCACATTTGTCTTCAACTAACACGACAAGTAAAATATGTGTAcgtaaataatatttttcttaaaattgtGAATAATTAGGAAacaatattttagaaacattttattgaaaaatgctTGATACACACAGCAGATCAGCACATAAAATATATCATTGATATTGCCTTCAGTTCGCTGTTTAGCAGGTTTCACTTGGGTAAAAGGTTGGTTACgtctctttttttcaacctcatctactatgtaaCAACAATGGCTAAAATCTACACAGATCTTGAAAGAACACACAGCTGTTAAATCTTTAAGCAGAGAAGACGTACCTCTCACACATAGCAATGAGAGTTGAAGAGAGCTAAACAGCTATAACATATTTGCATATaactgcttattattattaacttctACCTAATAAGAGTGTAAGCCTGAGGGCCAAGGAGACACATTTCTTGCCAGTCTTGTAGAACATACAGTCAaactaatatatttaattatggtTGGACACATTTTTCCACAAGGCATATTTCTCATCGACTGAGCTATTTTTGTTGAGGGTCATCCGTTTTAGCGAGAAACAAATGTTAACTACTGTATAATTCTGTTGGGGatgtaatggaaaaaaagagAGCTTGAGAGGGTATTTATTTTCAAACTGGTAGGGCTGATTTGttaaatagaatgaaaaatatatCTGACTTCAAAGtaataatttttcattatttcatttttaaatgttcagCAAACACAATGATGTAACAGGGAACCAGGAACAGTGTgtgttttctgtttatttgtgtttattctaTGCTATGGTATCTCTAATGAGCAAACCCTATTCAAAATACATTAAGTACACACATTATCAAACAAATTGTTGAATGCCTGCCCAGGTTTAACAAAGAATAACTTTGGTAGGAATCACTTTTCAGAACCTGAGTTACTTTTATTCAGgaaatcatgcaaaaaatgtattaattcatAAATCCTTATTTGATCAACataatatccctttaaacagtaCATAGgtaaaccagttaatgaagggaCTAATTTGCCACCATGAAAATActagggtttatttatcaagcaactgcaatgtacacagtgcaCACATCACAGTATTTTCACCTAGATTTTGTGTACTTGTGGGCAGCAACTAAATAGCTTGCAACATAAAATTTCCTATGGCAAGTCAAACAGAAGTTGGGGCAGCCATACCACCTGAAAGAGCCTGATCTTGGAAGCCATGCAAAGTTGGGCCTGGTTAGTACTTGGATGGGAAATAGCCAAGATGCCTTTTGTATGAATGCAGTGAAATGTGCAAAGTGTAAATTTAGGACATTTTTTAAGCacaatgctgtgttttttctccCATAACTGCAGAGTAATTATGAATGTTGCATCCACGGAAATTTGTGTGCCCGCAAGTCACAGCACACCCTATTTCCTCAGCTTTTGGGGGTCATATACTTAATGAAGTTCACTGTACAAAGCAATTTAGGGAACAGGTTACAATGAGTTTTAcccaatgcagtgttttcccataattccagcagaATTGCATTGTGTAATGTGCAAGGGGAGTCTTAAGACATAAGTGCCTTTAATGACTGGTTTAGGGGTGGAACTACCAGGAGTGCTGCGGGTGCGATTGCACCTGGGCCTGTACCCCCTCAGAGGACGGTGGAGGGCACGAGTGGACGGCCTGCATCTGGGCTCTGGAACTACTAGTTCTGTTATTGGAATGGTTTATATTTAAGCAACCACTCTGTCACCTTAACACAATGGCATTAGCAGTTATTCACTTACCGTCAGTTGTTGCTATTGACACAACCAATTAAGGAAACACTTGAATTGCCGGCATGTCCAGGTTGATGTTTATTTCAGGTTCTCTAATGTCAATGGTTTCACTTGCCATAATTTATCAAAGCTGGCTGAAGGGGTACATTGGAGCTCACCGCAATTTTAAACCAGCGACTATGGCCACAAGTACCTATATGAATTGCATCAAGGCATGCTCGATATTGTGAATTTAATTGAGTGtgtatttacccccccccccccacccgtttatggccacctttagaatacaGTTTTATCAATTAAATCTCattaactgtaataaaacagaaactgTAGACATAAGAGTTCTCCATAgccaaaaacatacatacatagcaTGTGCAAGGAAAGGTTGCAGTCAGGAGAAAGTAACAGTAACTGAATGTATTTTAAGCCTATATTGAGCATCAAGATGATCATAAAAGCTTGAGGAAACCTATTTGCTCAGGAACGTAGTGATTTATTATTTGTCACTGAAcagaaattattttaacatttaagcAACCTGAAATTGAAGAATGGTTCTGTAGAAAACTTGCCTCGTATTTAGACTGAGAAAATAAATAGTGCAAACAGCTGCCTCAAACATATTGCTTCTTGGAAGCAGAACTACTGGCTCTGGTGCTAGCCTTTTCCACTGTTGAATGAGTTTTTGGAGATACAGGCAGAAAGGCACTGAGGCTGTAATGGCCTAGAGGTGACTGGGTATTGCCACTTATTGCTAGCTGTTGCTCTGTATTGAAGTTTACCCAGTTCTGTTCATTTGGCATCTTGTACTGTGGGTATGAGATATTCTCATTCATAGGAAGGTAAATATAGGATTTGTCTTGGAATGGTGCTGTGGCTGTTTCTGATGTCTTTTCTGGATACGTGTCCTCATTCTTGGGGTATCGGTTGGCAGGGATGTATTGTGAATATTTCTTCAAGGCATGGATCATGCTCTTACAGATAAGATGAATAAGCTCCAGTACATTGAGAAATAAAGATATGAGAGACACCACTAACATGAAAATGATGAAAATAGTCTTTTCCATGGGTCGGGATACGAAACAGTCTACTTTGTGGGGACATGGTACTCTTTCACAGACATAAATTGGAGTCATCACAAATCCATAAAGGTACCACTGGCCAAGAAGGAATCCAGCTTCAAATATGCTTTTGAAGATAACACTAGTTAGATAGGTGTACATTAGGGCTCCTTTGATCTTGACTGTCCCATCTTCTTGGATATACagtttcaattttttcttttctataa
Proteins encoded in this region:
- the gja4.L gene encoding gap junction alpha-4 protein; amino-acid sequence: MGDWEFLEKLLDQVQEHSTSIGKIWLMVLFIFRILILGLAGESVWGDEQSDFTCNTEQPGCTNVCYDKAFPISHVRYWVLQFLFVSTPTLFYLGHVIYLSRKEEKLKQKESELRALDDKEQVEQAIAIIEKKKLKLYIQEDGTVKIKGALMYTYLTSVIFKSIFEAGFLLGQWYLYGFVMTPIYVCERVPCPHKVDCFVSRPMEKTIFIIFMLVVSLISLFLNVLELIHLICKSMIHALKKYSQYIPANRYPKNEDTYPEKTSETATAPFQDKSYIYLPMNENISYPQYKMPNEQNWVNFNTEQQLAISGNTQSPLGHYSLSAFLPVSPKTHSTVEKASTRASSSASKKQYV